The region GTGGCCTGGACGAGCACAAAGACGATGCCGGTCAGCCACAGGACGACGTAGAAGAGCTGATCAATCGCCGGGGCGGTCGTCGTCACCGCATCCGGCAGCCAGACGCGCACCGCAGGCGTCATCCTGTCCTATGGCGCGCGAAAGCCGAAGTCAACGGTTTTCGTTTCTCCATCGCCGATGGTGACCGTCTGGGTTTGCGTCCCGTACTTCTCATGCCACGCTTCCAGCGTGTACTGGCCGGCCGGAAGCCCCGAAATCGCAAACGCGCCCTGCGCGTCGCTGACGCTGAAGAAGGGGTGCTCCACGACGCCAGCGTAGGCGCGCATCCACGGATGGACATTGCACTTGAATGACACGCCGATTTCCGGTTTGGCGAATTTCTTCGTCGACTTCATGTCCTTCACTGGCTGCGCGATGTTAAACGGCGTATTCTGCGCTGGCTTCGCGTTGACATTGTGCAGCGTCGCGTCGCTGTTGATGATCTCCAGCGGCTGATTCACCTGCAACCCGAAGACGCGCGGATGATACCAGCAGCCGCGCTGATCCAGCTGGACGGGCGCAGCCGGCGCGGGGGGTACGGGCCCCGATACCCCGGCCTTGACGTAGACGAAGACGTTTTTCAGGCGGTTCTGCGCGTCCACCACCACCTCTTCGGTGTAGACCGGGCTGCTATGCTGCTGCTGGCAGGCCGGATCCGCGCTCATCTTAACGACCTCGGGCTTCGGCGCCGTCCCCTGAAGCGTGATGGTGCCCTTGATCGCCGCCGCATCAGCCGCTGTCGCCGTGCCACTGCCGCAGCCAACCGCCATCAACATCGCGACCGAAACCGGCGAAATCCATCGAGTGTGCTTCATGGACATCCTCCATTGTTGTTTCACGGTTCATGGTGCTGTTGCTGTGTCGACTGAAGGGCCAAATCGATCCAGTATGACACCGCGCGCGCGTCAGGATTGCCGCCATCGAAGACGGCCACGGCCAGCGAGGTGTAGTGTTCAGCGGTGAACTGTGCTGCGCCCTCCGGCGCTGCCGGAGCCAGGGGCCGTTGCATCACCATGCGCCAGCGCCCATCGGTATACGTCGCGGCTCCGCCGGCCAGCGCGCGCAGCGGGGAGCGGGGCGATCGGATCGTTTCAAAATCTGCGGCGAGCTCCTCGGCCGGAGCACCGGTGTCGGCTGACCACGAACACATATCAAGCGTGGGGGCGCCGTCGTAGGGCCACGCCTGCAAGGTCACGATATCGCCCTCCAATCCCTCCGGCTTGAACACGATGGCGATGGCATCCTGAGGCGGCTGCCGATCCTCCGTCGGGTCATCCCACGTCAGGCGAAACGCGATGTCGTGATCATTCGCGAGCATGTCGATCCCCACCTTGAGAATGGTCGGGGGATCGGTCCACTCCCCGGACGGCGCGACCACATTCCGCGTCTGCACATCCGTATGCTCGGCCGCCGCCCACGCCGGATCATCGACGGCTATCGGCAGCGCGCCGCCGAGGCGCGTGGCGCGTGCGACCATGTTCCAGCGCGGCGGCTCCTGCAATGATTGCACATAGTACGCCAGATGCCACGCGTCTTCCGGTGTTAAGCCGGCCTCGGCATAGGAGGGCATGCCGGAGCCCTCGATGCCGGCCATGAAGCGCCACATGATCGATTCAGGTTCCGAGCCGCCTCGATACGCCCAGCCGTGCGTCAAATTCGCCGGGCGGATCTTCATCCCCCAATCATCCGTCAGGCCGGCCGCCGCGGTCCCGTTGGCCCGCCCCGCGGTTCCGTGGCACGCCCCGCACCCCAGCTTCGCGTAGAGCGCCTTGCCCTTCGCGCGATTCGCGCGCTTCGGCCCGGGATCGCGCGCCACGCTGATGGCTTGCGGCTGGCTCTGCTGGAAGATCGGGGAGAGCGTCTTCAGATAATAGACGATCTGCCACCGCGTGCGCTCATCCAGCAACGGCCAGTCCGGCATGTTGCTGCCCGGCAGGCCCTTGGTGATCGACCGAAACAGATCGTCATCGCTCGGCGGGGTGCCGATGACGGTCGTGCGGAACTTAAACTCGCCGAGGGAAAAGTCGCGAGGCCGCGGGTAAAAGCGCTTGGCATCCAGCCCGTCGCCGCGGCCACTGGGCCCGTGGCAGCGAGCGCAGAACTGATCATAGGCCGCTTTCCCCGCCGAAGGATCCGCGGCGGGTTGCTCGGCCCGTGCCTGGCGGCTGCCGGCAACGCTCACCAGCAATACGGTGAGGAGGACGGCGCAGCGCTGTTGGGAATCGTGCGGAAAAACGTGCATACCCGAATGCCTGTGATTGTAGCGCAGCGCCCGACGCCCGTCAACGTGGCTGCGGGCGCAGCCAAGCGAGAAGATCCTGGATGACTCGAGCCCGATCGACTTCGTTCAGCACCTCATGATAGAACCCGTCGTAGATGATGAGCTGCTTCTGCGCGCTGCCAATCAGCGGAAAGAACTGTGTGACCGCATCCGCGGATCCGATGAGATCCTCACCCGCCTGCAGCGCCAGCGTCGGGACGCGCAGCCGAGGCAACACGGAAGGCAGCGCTTGCGCCGCCCGACGAATCTCCACATAACACCGAGCGCTCGCCACGCGGTGCACCAGCGGATCGCGCTCCCAGGCGGCAATCACCTGGGGATCATGGGACAGCGCGATGCCGTGATGCCGCGGCCGCTTCATCGTCAGCGATGGCCATACCGACGACAAGGCGTAGGCCAACCCATGCTTCCACTGCGGCACCCGCATCCCAAAACCCCAGAACGGCGAGCTCAGAATGAGCGCGCGAATCGCTTGCGCATGTTGCGCGGCGTAATGCGCGGCGATCAATCCTCCAAGGCTATGCCCCAGCAGGATGGGTGGCATCATCGCATGATGCTCCGAGACGAAACGGACAAACGCCGCAGCATCGGAAACATAGTCCTCAAATTGATCAATGTGTCCGCGGACCCCTGGCGACTTGCCGTGCCCTCGCAGATCATACGCATACACAACGTAGCCGGCTTGGACGAACTGTCTCGCCGTCTGCTCATATCGACCCGAATGCTCGCCGATCCCGTGGATGATGAGCAGCGGTTGAG is a window of Candidatus Omnitrophota bacterium DNA encoding:
- a CDS encoding c-type cytochrome, with product MHVFPHDSQQRCAVLLTVLLVSVAGSRQARAEQPAADPSAGKAAYDQFCARCHGPSGRGDGLDAKRFYPRPRDFSLGEFKFRTTVIGTPPSDDDLFRSITKGLPGSNMPDWPLLDERTRWQIVYYLKTLSPIFQQSQPQAISVARDPGPKRANRAKGKALYAKLGCGACHGTAGRANGTAAAGLTDDWGMKIRPANLTHGWAYRGGSEPESIMWRFMAGIEGSGMPSYAEAGLTPEDAWHLAYYVQSLQEPPRWNMVARATRLGGALPIAVDDPAWAAAEHTDVQTRNVVAPSGEWTDPPTILKVGIDMLANDHDIAFRLTWDDPTEDRQPPQDAIAIVFKPEGLEGDIVTLQAWPYDGAPTLDMCSWSADTGAPAEELAADFETIRSPRSPLRALAGGAATYTDGRWRMVMQRPLAPAAPEGAAQFTAEHYTSLAVAVFDGGNPDARAVSYWIDLALQSTQQQHHEP
- a CDS encoding lysophospholipase, coding for MHTEGYLTTSQAPRLYWQGWRCGPQQAAPSAAQPLLIIHGIGEHSGRYEQTARQFVQAGYVVYAYDLRGHGKSPGVRGHIDQFEDYVSDAAAFVRFVSEHHAMMPPILLGHSLGGLIAAHYAAQHAQAIRALILSSPFWGFGMRVPQWKHGLAYALSSVWPSLTMKRPRHHGIALSHDPQVIAAWERDPLVHRVASARCYVEIRRAAQALPSVLPRLRVPTLALQAGEDLIGSADAVTQFFPLIGSAQKQLIIYDGFYHEVLNEVDRARVIQDLLAWLRPQPR
- a CDS encoding carboxypeptidase regulatory-like domain-containing protein is translated as MKHTRWISPVSVAMLMAVGCGSGTATAADAAAIKGTITLQGTAPKPEVVKMSADPACQQQHSSPVYTEEVVVDAQNRLKNVFVYVKAGVSGPVPPAPAAPVQLDQRGCWYHPRVFGLQVNQPLEIINSDATLHNVNAKPAQNTPFNIAQPVKDMKSTKKFAKPEIGVSFKCNVHPWMRAYAGVVEHPFFSVSDAQGAFAISGLPAGQYTLEAWHEKYGTQTQTVTIGDGETKTVDFGFRAP